The Triticum aestivum cultivar Chinese Spring chromosome 7B, IWGSC CS RefSeq v2.1, whole genome shotgun sequence genome window below encodes:
- the LOC123161185 gene encoding histone-lysine N-methyltransferase ATXR3 isoform X2, which yields MGDGGIACAVPPQRAVEGFRADALVRGEAMPDKGEKAAHGHHHHHHHHHRKHYSASAADLEEGELLLNGEADNTRDLDRTIPPKKWRKLLPSSPAAELEPGEIVIMQSEPTRKIRRNVELDKTEFVPVTQRKGKSDKIGRKSNKDVVEPAEVTPLGKKRDRDYSGKICSSAHIREDGKKGTSRDSDEEPGEIKPESSSTGSARKSQAVEPESNHRKHQAETFTQSGSKSRRKREPKTSSAGKHLSGRNHDISPQIRDRHDRLERSPGILGRFPHDRIRHERSPGRTERSPRDRDRGRHCDNRDRSPYISPRHRARPAHHRDNTPNHIDNSPRGRTQHEDIRDRTPLSHDKSPSERGRTTDSHEASKKSRGAKLESNNLENVPHKNKSMKQPTKSNSGSNIKSEERISKGKASEGVQCTELLPPPPPPPPPPLPPNMPPPLPPPPVPEQLNDLAEDASMEEDMDICDTPPHTSEAPELSTEPTIIMGKWFYLDQFGVEQGPSKLADLKKLVEDGYLLSDHLIKHADSNRWVTVENAASPLVPSDIPSVYVDLSSQKVSPPEAPGNLLDEAREGAALLAWSAEDEEEASEEQKEDLYIDNRVEALMYGATMVDGHELDILGEVLDAHFEPVDWERCSYPEDFPRFQGQSARDDGINRSIGFVSGVGPVGREKFYHNVECSEWFSGRWSCKGGDWKRNDEFNQDKPYRKKLVLNEGYALYQMLKGNHEDPRWHCKEDLYYHVPAKKLDLPLWAFSSTEEDTDSVDDASAIIPGRLCQNQIRQLPKGVKGMTLPVVKINARVVKDQSSIEPCIKSRAAERSLSRSSRSHSTGTDRNSVHEGLSHFKKHHEHDLQSLQKSKSVPNIPEDHVCTVEELSVKLGDWYYMDGTGHEHGPFSYGELQKLVKKGTIIEQSSVFRKIDNTWLPVVKDIKSESAARDGGPRSSDSTSALVEQSNTVVNHGAGRFHELHPQFVGYTRGKLHELVMKYFKSRELTLAINEVLDPWIAAKQPKKEIEMNFLNNSASRKILPEDAGSVKRARLLPNQSDEDINMYEDILASQNDDCSFEELCHDAALVEENSTNSVAGSDSWGLLNVHVLARIFHFLRADMKSLISSAATCKLWNTGVQYYRNTCRFVDLSSVGLQCTDSVFHGIMAGYEKQNIRTLILVGCSNLSSLALGEVLVQFPNICYVHIQGCSQLWDMKSRFHHIKWIKSSLNPEESLQKIKSLKQIDDGNDYASKVARNLTSQLGGSDELDGYFADISNRENANLSFGQGFYKRSKWLDARKSSAVLSKDAQLRRLMQRKAENSYRKMEEFVINRLREIMKSSRFDFFIPKVAKIEGRLKSGYYARHGFSSLKNDIRSMCRDALRSKGRSDLGDMKQIVVSFIQLAKRLGNPRLISERDGAVAQKDNSDTSQYSSDAKLKKKQNKTTGERRGGNWATASAGADASSRAFDREIKRSLSKLKKMDVDSGSETSDDDDGYSEGDETESETTVSDTESDLDSNSAAWDLRGNSMKLFESGDSVGDDRGWGARMTKASLVPPVTRKYEVIEKYLIVADEEEVQRKMRVALPDDYSEKLLSQKNGTENLEIPEVKDYQRRKVPGDEVLEQEVYGIDPYTHNLLRDIMPADVGLSSADKHTFIEELLLNTLNKQVRDFTGSGNTPMVYPLKPVIEEIQKSAEESGDRRIAKMCLGMLKAMRSRPEHNYVAYRKGLGVVCNKKGGFGMDDFVIEFFGEVYPSWRWYEKQDGIKHIQNNSEDQAPEFYNIMLERPKGDRDGYDLVFVDAMHKANYASRICHSCNPNCEAKVTAVDGQYQIGVYTVRPIAEGEEITFDYNSVTESKEEHEASVCLCGSQVCRGSYLNFSGEGAFEKVLMEFHGVLDRHSLLLQACEANTVSQQDLIDLGRAGLGTCLLAGLPGWLVAYTAQLVRFIFFERQKLPNEIFKHNMEEKRQFFTDINMDSERNDAEVQAEGVLNSRLQHLTHTLDKVRYVMRCIFGDPKNAPPPLVRLTGRSLVSAIWKGEGSLVDELLQSIEHHVDEDVLTDLKDKIRLRDPSDSEDIEGDIRNSLLWLRDELRTLSCTYKCRHDAAADLIHMYAYTKCFFRARDYKTVKSPPVHISPLDLGPKYADKLGPGFHEYSKTYPENYCLAQLIYWYSQNAEPESRLTRARKGCMSLPDVSSFYVKSVKPTQERVYGTRTVRFMLSRMEKQAQRPWPKDRIWVFKSDPRFFGTPMMDAVLNNNSPLDKEMVHWLKTRSNVFLG from the exons ATGGGAGATGGAGGAATCGCGTGCGCCGTCCCGCCTCAGCGTGCAGTGGAGGGCTTCCGTGCCGACGCCCTCGTGAGGGGAGAAGCGATGCCAGACAAGGGGGAGAAAGCAGCGCAcggccaccaccatcaccaccaccaccaccaccgcaagCACTACTCTGCTTCAGCTGCCGACCTCGAGGAAGGGGAGCTGCTGCTCAATGGAGAGGCAGACAACACACGGGACTTGGACAGGACCATACCTCCCAAGAAATGGCGCAAGTTGCTGCCTTCGTCGCCAGCTGCAGAGTTGGAGCCGGGGGAGATTGTAATCATGCAATCAGAGCCAACAAGGAAGATAAGGAGGAACGTGGAGCTTGACAAGACTGAGTTTGTGCCTGTGACGCAGAGGAAAGGTAAGTCTGACAAGATCGGGAGAAAGTCTAATAAAGATGTGGTGGAGCCAGCGGAGGTTACTCCACTGGGAAAAAAGCGGGACCGGGATTATAGCGGCAAGATATGTTCGTCAGCTCACATCCGCGAGGATGGGAAGAAAGGCACTTCACGGGATTCTGATGAGGAGCCTGGTGAGATTAAGCCAGAGAGCAGCAGCACCGGCAGTGCTAGGAAGAGCCAGGCAGTAGAGCCCGAGAGCAACCACCGCAAACACCAAGCTGAGACATTCACTCAATCAGGGTCAAAAAGTCGAAGGAAGAGAGAGCCAAAGACTTCTTCTGCTGGGAAGCATTTGTCTGGAAGAAATCATGATATCTCGCCGCAAATACGAGATCGGCATGATCGGCTTGAGAGGAGCCCAGGCATCTTGGGACGCTTTCCTCATGACCGCATACGCCATGAGAGGAGCCCAGGCCGCACGGAGCGCTCCCCACGAGACCGAGACCGTGGTCGTCACTGTGATAACAGAGACCGCAGCCCGTACATTTCACCACGACACAGAGCACGCCCGGCCCATCACAGGGATAACACACCGAACCACATTGATAATTCCCCTCGTGGGAGGACTCAGCATGAGGACATCAGAGACCGAACTCCGCTCTCTCATGATAAATCACCATCTGAACGTGGTCGAACAACTGACAGCCATGAAGCAAGTAAGAAGAGCAGGGGTGCTAAGCTTGAAAGCAACAACCTAGAAAATGTGCCGCACAAAAATAAGTCAATGAAGCAACCAACTAAGAGTAATAGTGGTAGCAACATAAAGAGTGAGGAGAGGATCTCCAAGGGGAAGGCATCCGAGGGCGTTCAATGCACTGAGTTGttgccaccaccgcctccgcctccacctccgcctttaCCACCTAATATGCCTCCTCCCCTGCCCCCGCCACCAGTACCTGAGCAGCTGAATGATCTCGCTGAAGATGCCTCAATGGAAGAAGACATGGATATCTGTGACACCCCACCTCACACCAGTGAAGCACCTGAACTCAGTACTGAGCCCACTATTATCATGGGGAAGTGGTTTTACCTTGACCAATTTGGTGTTGAGCAAGGACCTTCCAAGCTTGCTGACTTGAAGAAACTGGTAGAAGACGGATATCTTCTTTCTGATCATCTAATAAAGCATGCTGACAGCAATAGATGGGTGACTGTTGAGAATGCAGCTTCACCATTGGTTCCATCTGATATTCCCTCGGTGTATGTGGACCTTTCTTCACAGAAGGTTAGCCCTCCAGAAGCCCCAGGAAATCTGCTCGACGAAGCTCGAGAAGGAGCAGCTTTGTTGGCATGGAGTGCTGAGGATGAAGAGGAAGCTTCTGAAGAACAGAAGGAAGATCTCTACATTGATAATAGGGTCGAGGCACTAATGTATGGAGCTACTATGGTGGATGGACATGAGCTTGATATTCTTGGAG AGGTTTTGGATGCACATTTTGAGCCTGTTGACTGGGAAAGGTGTAGTTACCCTGAAG ATTTTCCTAGGTTCCAAGGCCAATCTGCAAGAGATGATGGGATCAACAGAAGCATTGGATTCGTCAGTGGTGTTGGTCCTGTTGGGAGGGAAAAGTTTTATCATAATGTTGAATGTAGCGAGTGGTTTTCTGGTAGATGGTCTTGCAAAGGTGGTGACTGGAAGAGGAACGATGAATTCAACCAAGATAAGCCTTACAGGAAAAAGCTTGTCCTGAATGAAGGCTATGCTCTTTATCAGATGCTAAAGGGCAACCATGAGGATCCCCGCTGGCACTGCAAGGAAGACCTCTACTACCATGTACCTGCTAAAAAGCTTGATCTGCCGTTGTGGGCATTCTCATCAACAGAAGAGGAcactgacagtgttgatgatgcTAGTGCTATTATACCTGGAAGGTTGTGCCAGAATCAGATTAGACAACTTCCAAAGGGAGTGAAAGGGATGACGCTTCCAGTTGTTAAGATAAATGCTCGGGTTGTCAAGGATCAGTCCTCTATAGAACCATGCATAAAGTCCAGAGCAGCTGAGCGGTCACTTTCTAGATCTTCACGCTCCCACTCAACTGGAACTGATAGGAATTCTGTTCATGAAGGTTTGTCTCATTTCAAGAAACATCATGAACATGATTTACAAAGTCTGCAGAAGTCCAAGTCTGTTCCAAACATCCCAGAGGATCATGTTTGCACTGTTGAAGAATTGTCAGTCAAACTGGGTGACTGGTACTACATGGATGGAACTGGACATGAGCATGGCCCATTTTCTTACGGTGAGTTGCAAAAGTTAGTTAAAAAGGGCACTATTATTGAACAGAGCAGTGTGTTCAGAAAGATTGATAACACATGGCTTCCAGTTGTTAAGGATATAAAATCTGAGTCTGCTGCTCGCGATGGAGGGCCAAGAAGTTCAGATTCTACTTCTGCTCTTGTGGAGCAGTCCAACACTGTTGTGAACCATGGAGCTGGTAGGTTCCATGAGTTGCACCCCCAGTTTGTGGGTTATACACGTGGTAAGCTGCATGAACTAGTCATGAAGTATTTCAAGAGCAGGGAGCTTACTTTAGCCATAAACGAGGTCTTGGATCCATGGATCGCAGCAAAGCAGCCCAAAAAGGAAATAGAAATGAACTTTCTTAACAATTCAGCTTCAAGGAAAATCCTGCCAG AAGATGCTGGGTCTGTAAAAAGGGCAAGGCTGCTACCTAATCAAAGTGATGAAGATATCAATATGTATGAGGACATCCTTGCCAGTCAGAATGATGACTGCTCTTTTGAAGAATTATGTCATGATGCTGCTCTTGTTGAAGAGAACTCTACTAATTCCGTAGCTGGAAGTGACAGCTGGGGTTTACTGAATGTGCATGTGTTAGCAAGAATCTTCCATTTTCTGAGGGCGGACATGAAATCACTGATTTCTTCTGCAGCTACCTGTAAGCTCTGGAACACTGGTGTTCAGTACTACAGGAACACATGTAGATTTGTTGATTTGTCTTCTGTTGGCCTTCAGTGCACCGATTCTGTGTTTCATGGTATTATG GCTGGTTATGAGAAGCAAAATATAAGAACACTGATTTTAGTTGGGTGTTCAAATCTGAGCTCTCTTGCCCTTGGGGAAGTACTAGTGCAGTTTCCGAACATATGTTATGTGCACATTCAGGGTTGCAGTCAGCTATGGGATATGAAAAGCAGATTTCACCATATTAAATGGATTAAGAGCTCTTTGAATCCTGAGGAGTCACTCCAGAAAATTAAAAGCCTGAAGCAGATAGATGATGGAAACGATTATGCATCCAAAGTTGCAAGGAACTTGACCAGTCAGCTGGGTGGTTCTGATGAACTTGACGGCTATTTTGCTGATATCTCAAATAGAGAGAATGCCAATCTTTCCTTTGGGCAAGGTTTCTATAAACGATCAAAATGGCTTGATGCTAGAAAGTCCTCTGCTGTTTTGTCGAAGGATGCACAACTAAGGCgtttgatgcagaggaaggccgaGAATAGCTACCGGAAGATGGAAGAGTTTGTCATCAATAGATTGAGAGAAATCATGAAGAGCAGCAGATTTGATTTCTTCATTCCAAAG GTTGCAAAAATTGAAGGTAGGTTGAAAAGTGGATATTATGCTCGGCATGGCTTTAGTTCTCTCAAGAATGATATTCGATCTATGTGCCGTGATGCATTGAG ATCTAAAGGCCGAAGTGATTTGGGAGATATGAAGCAAATTGTTGTGTCCTTTATCCAGTTAGCAAAGAGACTTGGTAACCCACGATTGATTTCTGAGAGAGATGGAGCAGTAGCCCAGAAGGACAATTCTGACACGAGTCAATATTCTTCAGACGCAAaactaaaaaagaaacaaaataaaactacGGGGGAAAGAAGGGGAGGAAACTGGGCTACTGCCTCTGCTGGTGCAGATGCTTCATCCCGTGCCTTCGACCGTGAAATTAAAAGAAGCCTCTCTAAATTAAAGAAAATGGATGTTGATTCTGGGAGTGAGAcatctgatgatgatgatggataCTCTGAAGGTGATGAAACTGAGAGTGAAACTACTGTTTCTGATACAGAGAGTGACCTTGACTCAAATTCTGCAGCATGGGACTTGAGGGGAAATAGTATGAAGTTGTTTGAATCTGGTGACTCTGTCGGGGATGATCGTGGATGGGGTGCTCGCATGACAAAAGCAAGCCTTGTCCCTCCTGTTACTAGGAAGTACGAAGTGATTGAGAAGTACCTTATTGTAGCAGATGAGGAGGAAGTACAACGAAAAATGCGGGTTGCTTTACCTGATGACTACTCTGAGAAGCTGCTCTCGCAGAAGAATGGTACTGAAAATTTGGAGATTCCAGAGGTTAAGGATTATCAACGTAGAAAGGTACCTGGGGATGAAGTTCTTGAGCAAGAAGTATACGGCATAGATCCATACACACATAATCTCCTGCGTGACATTATGCCAGCCGACGTTGGCTTGTCATCTGCTGACAAACATACCTTTATTGAGGAG CTGCTTCTGAATACTTTGAATAAGCAGGTTCGGGATTTCACTGGTTCTGGAAATACTCCTATGGTTTACCCCCTTAAACCTGTCATTGAAGAAATCCAAAAGTCTGCAGAGGAGAGTGGTGATAGACGAATTGCAAAGATGTGCCTTGGAATGCTAAAGGCCATGAGGAGCCGGCCTGAACATAACTATGTTGCTTATAGAAAG GGTCTTGGAGTTGTTTGCAACAAAAAGGGTGGATTTGGCATGGATGACTTTGTTATCGAGTTCTTCGGGGAG GTTTACCCTTCTTGGAGATGGTATGAGAAGCAAGATGGTATTAAACATATACAAAACAACAGTGAAGATCAAGCTCCTGAGTTTTATAACATTATGTTAGAAAGACCAAAG GGGGACCGTGATGGATATGACTTGGTTTTTGTTGATGCTATGCACAAGGCTAACTATGCGAGCAGAATCTGTCATTCATGTAACCCCAACTGTGAAGCAAA AGTGACTGCTGTGGATGGTCAATACCAGATTGGAGTCTACACTGTTAGGCCGATTGCAGAAGGCGAGGAAATCACTTTTGATTACAACTCTGTAACTGAG AGTAAGGAAGAGCATGAAGCATCGGTTTGCCTCTGTGGAAGTCAAGTATGCCGGGGCAGCTATTTAAATTTTTCTGGAGAGGGAGCTTTCGAGAAG GTGTTAATGGAATTCCATGGTGTGCTTGATCGACACAGTTTGCTGCTACAGGCTTGCGAAGCAAACACTGTCTCCCAACAAGACTTGATTGACTTGGGTAGAGCTGGTCTTGGTACCTGTTTGCTTGCTGGTTTGCCTGGGTGGCTTGTTGCTTACACGGCCCAGCTG GTGCGGTTTATATTCTTCGAGAGGCAGAAACTTCCTAATGAGATCTTTAAGCACAACATGGAAGAGAAACGCCAGTTTTTTACAGATATAAATATGGATTCCGAGAGGAATGATGCTGAGGTTCAG GCTGAGGGTGTATTAAATTCTAGATTACAGCATTTAACTCATACACTTGATAAG GTAAGGTATGTTATGAGATGTATATTCGGGGACCCCAAGAATGCCCCCCCTCCTCTGGTGAGGCTTACCGGGAGAAGTCTAGTGTCTGCCATCTGGAAAGGGGAAGGCTCATTAGTTGATGAGCTCCTTCAGTCAATTGAACATCATGTTGACGAAGATGTACTTACCGATCTCAAGGACAAAATTCGGCTTCGTGATCCATCTGATTCTGAAGACATCGAGGGAGACATCCGAAATTCTCTGTTATG GTTGCGTGATGAGTTGCGAACTCTTTCATGCACATACAAGTGCCGGCATGACGCTGCTGCTGATTTGATTCACATGTATGCTTACACAAAGTGTTTCTTCAGAGCCCGA GACTACAAGACCGTAAAGTCTCCACCAGTTCATATCAGTCCTCTTGATTTAGGTCCCAAATATGCTGATAAACTGGGACCAGGTTTCCACGAGTACAGCAAGACGTACCCAGAGAACTATTGCTTAGCACAGCTTATCTATTGGTACAGCCAGAATGCAGAACCCGAATCTAGACTGACAAGAGCTAGAAAGGGTTGTATGTCATTACCAGATGTGTCCTCTTTCTATGTAAAGTCTGTAAAGCCAACTCAAGAGCGAGTTTATGGCACCAGAACTGTGAGATTCATGCTATCACGGATG GAGAAACAGGCCCAACGTCCATGGCCGAAGGACCGGATATGGGTGTTCAAGAGCGACCCAAGATTCTTTGGCACTCCAATGATGGATGCTGTGCTGAATAACAATTCTCCTCTTGATAAGGAGATGGTGCATTGGCTAAAGACAAGATCGAACGTTTTCCTAGGGTAG